The sequence ATCTTTTCACAAACTTTTTAGTTCCTACTTCATTTTGAATAGTAGTCACTTTAATAATATATAATCCGCTTTGTAAATTAGAAACATCTGCTTTATTCTCTTTTGTTTCTATAACCAGTTTTCCGTCTAAAGAATAGATAGCTACTGCACTTATTTCTTCATCAGTATTAATATGTAATAAAGAAGAAGTTGGGTTTGGATAGACTTCAAAATCACGGAAAGAAGTAAAAGTTGTTGAAGTTAAAGCCGCATCAAACTCATAAGCCCCTAAATCTACCGTTCCATTAACAACTCTAGCATTCCCGTTTAAATCGGTTGTTACTGCACCTAAATAGCTATTATTACCAGCATTAATAGCTGGTGAACTGCTGGTCAATTGAAAATCGGAGCTACTTACAAATAGCGGATCACTATTTGTACCACCCAATGTACCACCTTGTATAATATTATTAAACCCTGAAGGCATAATAGAACCCGAAGAAGGAAAAACATATAGCGGTGTTGTATTCCCGTTATTATAAAGAATAGAGTTCACAATAGTTGTATTAGAACCATATATTACTGAAACAGCATGACCACTTGGACCGGTATTATTTGTAAAAGTACAATTTGTCATTCCTGAATAAGCTGTAGTATAACTTCCACCCGCTGTAGTATTTTGATAAGTAACAATACAAGAAGCTCCTTGATTAGAAGAACCGTTTGATACATTATTATGAAACAAACAATTTGTAAAATAACTACTTACTCTTTGGTTTAAGGTATTACTTCCTCTTCCTTGGAGAAAAATATTAGAGAAACTACCCGACGATTGATTATTTCTAAAAATACAACTTTCAAAATTTACAGAAATATATGAGTTAGACAACAAAGTAAATTGTGAATATACTCCAACATCAGAACCTGTATTTTTTTCTAAAATGCAATTCTTAAACTCTGCATAAATACTATAATCTGTAGCGTTATCTGTAATCGCACATATCGCTCCTCCTCTAGTATCATCATAAGAATTTGCACCACTTGTATAACTGTAACTTCCATTTGCATTTCCTCCAGAAATTGTAAAACCATCTATTACAATTCCTGCTAAAGAACCTTTTAAAGTAATAACATGAAAAACATTATCTCCGCGTAATCCATTACTATAGACAATACTTGAGTTGTCATTATCATTTAAATCACCACTTAATATAGTAATATTAGTTTTAGGATCTCTTTGTGTCAAAGTAGTTTCAGTTCCATTAAATCCTCCATAAATTTTAGCATTTGTAGGAATTAAAAAAGTTGCTTTTTTAGAATCTGCCAAACCACTTGTTGAAGGTTTATATATTCCTTGCGCTACACGAATATCAATGGTATTTGAAGTCATATTCTGAAGAGCGTCTTCAAGAGAAGTATAGGCATTTGTCCAGGACGAACCATCATTCAGTCCAGTAGCAGCATAATTTACATAAATAGGCCCTTTAGTTGTAAAGGTACTAACCAAATACCAACCAGAATTAGAATTTCCTGAACAAGCTTCACTTGTATAAACATCGTAACTTGT is a genomic window of Flavobacterium jumunjinense containing:
- a CDS encoding beta strand repeat-containing protein, translating into MRAILLLLITSICSLVQGQTIYVNHAATGANNGTSWTDAYVDLQVALNSIASSNRTVWIAGGTYRPANTGVNATFLIDDANTAVYGGFNGTETQLSERDWIANPTILSGDLLANDNATVAFSNTTRNDNSQHLMVINANNAIVDGLILSDGHANGVGVHSSGAALYRGDTFGSLTIRNCEFKNNVSLNAAAGVHARFDVSGFLLVENTKFINNLATYATSFYQYTNVANVSVNVDIRNSLFENNKAIDNGATKGYAGSAGWFRAYSAGSTVNANFVNNTYVNNVDSGTNSFVVNRGTIGLSKNGSAAVYLNSSIYNCIFWNNTGVGGATSMAVNNILDAFPTILSAYNSLDSDNFSAVPTKSNIVTANPLFVSTSDFQLTNASPAKDTGDNTYLSLTTDLNNNPRIVNTTIDMGAYENGDLCAFQVSSITDNSAIATWNPSITTDLLYVLSGQSISNGTVVNGILSNTFTFTNLTPNTSYDVYTSEACSGNSNSGWYLVSTFTTKGPIYVNYAATGLNDGSSWTNAYTSLEDALQNMTSNTIDIRVAQGIYKPSTSGLADSKKATFLIPTNAKIYGGFNGTETTLTQRDPKTNITILSGDLNDNDNSSIVYSNGLRGDNVFHVITLKGSLAGIVIDGFTISGGNANGSYSYTSGANSYDDTRGGAICAITDNATDYSIYAEFKNCILEKNTGSDVGVYSQFTLLSNSYISVNFESCIFRNNQSSGSFSNIFLQGRGSNTLNQRVSSYFTNCLFHNNVSNGSSNQGASCIVTYQNTTAGGSYTTAYSGMTNCTFTNNTGPSGHAVSVIYGSNTTIVNSILYNNGNTTPLYVFPSSGSIMPSGFNNIIQGGTLGGTNSDPLFVSSSDFQLTSSSPAINAGNNSYLGAVTTDLNGNARVVNGTVDLGAYEFDAALTSTTFTSFRDFEVYPNPTSSLLHINTDEEISAVAIYSLDGKLVIETKENKADVSNLQSGLYIIKVTTIQNEVGTKKFVKR